The genomic interval TTAAATTAAATATATAATTCCATTTAGGTATTGGTTTGATTTTGGAGGAATAGGGGGGATGTTAAGTATACCAAATGTGAAATATGAGTCAAAAACTTTAGTAATTGGTTAACTGAGGTTCCGTCCCCAAAGTACTCTAATACTATAAAAAGTCAGAGGACAGAAGAATGAGGTGAATTTGTGAATTTTTTAACGTTTAGCGAAAATATTTTAGAATACATCAACGAATTTTTACTTGTAAGAATCATCATCTTAGCATTTATTTTTTTGGTGATTTCTTACATCATAAATAAAACTGTAGATTTGTTTTTTCGAAAATTTCATTTTTGGGATGAAGAAGTAGAGAAAACTATTCAAGGGGTAATACGTTCTTCTTTAAAGTATATGTCTATAACACTCCTTGTTCTATATTTAATCGGGCAATTTATTGATATCAAAGCGATACTTGCTGGAGCAGGAATTCTAGGGGTCGTCATCGGATTTGCAGCACAGCAGCTGTTAAAAGATATTTTATTGGGCACCGTTCGGTTAACGGATAATGAATTTCGTGTTGGCAACTTTGTAACATTTAACGGAACTAGTTCAGGGACAATTGAGGAAATCGGCATTCGCTTTATGCAAATTAGGGAATGGTCAGGTAAATTGCTGACTATTCCCCATGGAGAAATTAGGACCATTCAGAATTTTAACAAAGGAAGAATGCGTGTAATTGAGCGAATTACAGTCGGCTATCAAGAAGATCCACGCCGGATTAAGGAATTGTTAGAAGCAGTATGTAAAGTTTGTAATGAAAAATATAGCGAAAGTTTATTGCTGCTGGAAGACGGAACACCCGAAGAAGCATTTCAATATGTCGGCATTACGGATTTGAATCCGAATTTTAAATACGTTGGATATGAATTTTGTGTGGTGGGTCTTGTAAAGCCTGAAGAATACTTCGAAATTTCACGAAAAGTTAGATTTGAAATGATGTCTTTGTTTTATGATCATGGTGTACAAATGCCGGCATCTAACTTGTTATTTCAAGGTGAGACAGGAACTGTCCAAGCTTCAGACAGCTAAACAAAAATCAGTGAATTTTTTAGCGAACAGTGCCAGGAACTGTTCGCTAAATTGCTCTATTTGTTCGTGAGTATAAAAAGGAGATCTCGCTAATTTATAAAGAAATAGGCGATATCCCAACCGTATAAATGGATATATGCAGAAAAGAAAATAGATGTTCATGTTCTTGTCAAAAAGCTTTGAATAACTTGTGTCATATGTCGATTCTCTGTTGATGACTTTGATGAGCGGGTGTATGATTGCCTCAACAAATATCATTATTGGAGATGATCATAATGAATGCTCAAATTGAATATTTTGTTGAACAAATAGAAGCTACTCTTATGTCAGACATCTTTACAGATAATGAACTAGACTTGTACGATATTGCTACGGATTTGATTAGCCACAATGATGGTAAAATGTTTGCCGATATTTGTCAGGCATATGAAGTGGTAAAACATCATTTGCTTGGTTAACATTGTTACTCCTTTCCCTGTTGCTTTTGTGGCAGGGTTTTTTATTTTCTTCAAACTTCTAATGGGTATGGTGGTTAATATATTTTGTAATGCGAATAGTGCTTGGCGCTGTTCATAATGAATGTCATTTCTTAAGTAAAATATTACTTCAGAAATGACATTTTTAATATTTATGGATAAATGATTTTTTAAGAGTCCATTTGCTTCATTGGAGAAAACTTAGTACATATAGGTTTTGTGTGACTAAATACCTAATAATAACCGTGAATTCACTAATTTTATATTATAATAGAATAAAACTATAAAAGGTGGAGTGGAAGGTTGGCGTATACGATACCTGAGACGATTCGGAGTACGGCTACAGCTGGGGAAAGGTTGCTTTTTCGGACGCTAAAGGAGTATTTACCCGATGATTATATTGTGTATTATGAGCCAGAAATCCATGGCAGGAGACCGGATTTTGTTGTAATAGGTCCTGATCTGGGGATATTAGTGCTTGAGGTAAAGGATTATACAAAGAATACATTGTTTCAGTTGAATCAGGATGAGTGGACGTTAGTAACATCTGGAGGAGAACAGACGCAGACAAAGAGTCCGCTAAAACAGGCGAGGGAAAATGTGTTTCATCTTGTTGATTATTTAAAGAAAGATAAGAGTTTAGTTCAATTGGAGGGAAAATATAAATTCCAGTTGAAGTTTCCTTATGGGTTTGGGACAGTATTTACTCGACTTTACCAGAAGGATTTTATTGAAAATGGTTTATACTCTGTGATTGAACCTAATCTTTGTTTGACAAGAGATGAGATTGACCCAGAGAAAGAGGCGTTTTCTGAAGAAAATTTGTTTGAAAAAATTACGAATATGTTTACTGTTCCTTATCGTCTTAGAGAGCCATTAACAAAGGAGGATATGGATGC from Peribacillus asahii carries:
- a CDS encoding mechanosensitive ion channel family protein gives rise to the protein MNFLTFSENILEYINEFLLVRIIILAFIFLVISYIINKTVDLFFRKFHFWDEEVEKTIQGVIRSSLKYMSITLLVLYLIGQFIDIKAILAGAGILGVVIGFAAQQLLKDILLGTVRLTDNEFRVGNFVTFNGTSSGTIEEIGIRFMQIREWSGKLLTIPHGEIRTIQNFNKGRMRVIERITVGYQEDPRRIKELLEAVCKVCNEKYSESLLLLEDGTPEEAFQYVGITDLNPNFKYVGYEFCVVGLVKPEEYFEISRKVRFEMMSLFYDHGVQMPASNLLFQGETGTVQASDS